A genomic window from Sorex araneus isolate mSorAra2 chromosome 2, mSorAra2.pri, whole genome shotgun sequence includes:
- the KRT77 gene encoding keratin, type II cytoskeletal 1b has translation MSRQFSSQSAFSSRSRRGYRSGFSAGSGGGSRAVGSVCVARGRCGGGGGGGYGGYARSFGSQSLYNLGGSKSISISLVGRSASGFRQGGGFGGGRSFGGGGFGGGGFGGGGYGGGGFRGAGFGGSSFGFGGFGPSCPPGGIQEVTINQSLLQPLHLEVDPEIQRVKSQEREQIMVLNNKFASFIDKVRFLEQQNQVLQTKWELLQQVNTSTRTNNLEPILENYISQLRKQVDFLNSEQMRQNSEVKNMQDVVEDYKSKYEDEINRRTNTENDFVILKKDVDAAYMNKVDLQSKVDTLFGEVNFLKYLFDTELSQMQTHISDTNVILSMDNNRFLDLDSIIDAVRTQYEIIAQRSKDEAEALYQTKYQELQITAGRHGDELKNSKMEIAELNRTIQRLQAEIGNVKKQIEQMHSAIADAEERGERALQDAKQKLLDLEDALQQSKEELARLLRDYQALLGVKLSLDVEIATYRKLLEGEESRMSGELQNHVSISVQSSQVTVSGSGSGGGGGRGSSGYSGGGGGGGGYGGSRGGGGGGAGYGGGSRGGSGGGYGSSSKSSGKYGGRGGSPRVQIIQTSTNTSHKHILE, from the exons ATGAGCCGCCAGTTCAGTTCTCAGTCTGCGTTTAGCTCGAGGAGCAGGCGGGGTTACCGGTCTGGCTTTTCTGCGGGCTCTGGTGGCGGGAGCCGtgcagtggggtctgtgtgcGTGGCCCGGGGGCGgtgtggtggtggcggtggtggcggCTATGGGGGCTATGCCAGGAGCTTCGGCTCTCAGAGCCTCTACAACCTGGGCGGTAGTAAGAGTATCTCCATCAGCCTAGTGGGGAGAAGTGCTAGTGGTTTCCGGCAGGGAGGGGGCTTCGGGGGAGGCAGGAGCTTTGGGGGCGGTGGTTTTGGGGGTGGCGGCTTTGGAGGTGGCGGCTATGGAGGGGGTGGTTTTCGGGGTGCTGGATTTGGAGGTAGCAGTTTTGGGTTCGGGGGCTTTGGTCCTTCTTGCCCCCCAGGGGGCATCCAAGAGGTGACTATTAACCAGAGCCTCTTGCAACCGCTCCACCTGGAGGTGGACCCTGAAATTCAGAGGGTCAAGAGCCAGGAGCGGGAGCAGATCATGGTTCTCAACAACAAATTCGCCTCCTTCATTGACAAG GTGCGCTTCCTGGAGCAGCAGAACCAGGTGCTCCAAACCAAGTGGGAGCTGCTGCAGCAGGTGAATACCTCCACCCGCACCAACAACCTGGAACCCATCCTGGAGAACTACATCAGCCAGCTGCGGAAGCAGGTGGACTTCCTGAACTCGGAGCAGATGCGCCAGAACTCCGAAGTCAAGAACATGCAGGATGTTGTGGAGGACTACAAGAGCAA GTATGAGGATGAAATCAACCGGAGAACCAACACCGAGAATGACTTTGTCATCCTGAAGAAG GACGTGGATGCCGCGTACATGAACAAGGTGGACCTGCAGTCCAAGGTGGACACGCTGTTCGGGGAGGTCAACttcctgaaatatttatttgatacg GAATTGTCCCAGATGCAGACTCACATCAGCGACACCAATGTCATCCTGTCCATGGACAACAACCGTTTCCTGGACCTGGACAGCATCATCGACGCCGTGAGGACCCAGTATGAGATCATTGCCCAGAGGAGCAAGGACGAGGCCGAGGCACTGTACCAGACCAAG TACCAGGAGCTCCAGATCACAGCCGGGAGACACGGAGACGAGCTGAAGAACAGCAAGATGGAGATCGCAGAGCTCAACCGCACGATCCAGAGGCTGCAGGCCGAGATCGGCAACGTCAAGAAGCAG ATTGAGCAGATGCATTCGGCGATTGCGGATGCGGAGGAGAGAGGCGAGCGGGCCCTCCAGGACGCCAAGCAGAAGCTGCTGGACCTGGAGGACGCCCTGCAGCAGTCCAAGGAGGAGCTGGCCCGGCTGCTGCGCGACTACCAGGCGCTGCTGGGGGTCAAGCTGTCCCTGGACGTGGAGATCGCCACCTACCGCAAGCTGCTGGAGGGCGAGGAGAGCCG GATGTCGGGAGAGCTGCAGAATCACGTGAGCATCT CCGTGCAGAGCAGCCAGGTGACGGTCAGCGGCTCCGgctcgggcggcggcggcggccgaggctCCAGCGGGtacagcggcggcggcggcggcggcggtggctaCGGCGGGagcaggggcggcggcggcggcggggccggttACGGAGGGGGCTCCCGGGGCGGCAGCGGAGGGGGCTACGGGTCGAGCAGCAAAAGCAGCGGCAAGTACGGGGGCCGGGGCGGCTCCCCCCGCGTGCAGATCATCCAAACGTCCACCAACACCTCCCACAAGCACATCCTGGAGTAG
- the KRT1 gene encoding keratin, type II cytoskeletal 1 → MSRQFSSRSSYRCGGGGFSSGSAGAVSHQRRTTSCTMRRSGGGGGGRMLGGGCGGGGGGGGFGSRSLVSLGGSKSISMSVARGGGHGGFGGGSFGGGGIGGGFRSGGGFGGGGFGSGGGFGGGGFGGGGFGGGGFGGGFGPVCPPGGIQEVTINQSLLQPLNVEIDPEIQKVKSQEREQIKTLNNQFASFIDKVRFLEQQNQVLQTKWELLQQVDTSTKTQSLEPCFESYISMLRKKVDQLKSDQSRMDSELKNMQDMVEDYRNKYEEEINKRTNAENEFVTIKKDVDSAYMTKVDLQAKVDNLQQEIEFLTTLYQMELSQMQTNISETNVILSMDNNRSLDLDSIIAEVKSQYEEIAQRSKVEAEALYQTKYEELQITADKHGDNLKTTKMEISELNRVAQRIRAEIESVKKQISGLQQSISDAEQRGENALKDAQGKLNELEDALHQAKEDLARLLRDYQELMSTKLSLDMEIATYRTLLEGEEIRMSGECTPNVSVSVSTSHSSISGGRSGGGGSYSSGGGGGSYGSGGGGGGGYRTGGSGGGGSYGSGGGSGGGRGGSGGGGGGGGSSSGGGRGSGGGSSGGSFGSSGGRGSGSGGSKTTSGSSSVKFVSTSYSRGPR, encoded by the exons ATGAGTCGACAATTTAGCTCTAGGTCCAGTTACCGATGTGGAGGAGGGGGCTTCAGCTCTGGCTCTGCCGGAGCCGTCAGCCACCAGCGCCGGACCACCAGCTGCACGATGCGCCGtagtggaggaggaggtggtgggaggatGTTAGGTGGAGGatgcggtggtggtggtggcggcggtgGTTTTGGAAGCCGGAGTCTTGTTAGTCTCGGTGGCAGTAAAAGCATCTCCATGAGTGTGGCCAGAGGAGGTGGCCATGGTGGCTTTGGGGGAGGTAGCTTTGGCGGTGGTGGCATTGGAGGTGGTTTTCGCAGTGGGGgaggttttggtggtggtggttttggcaGTGGAGGTGGTTTTGGTGGAGGTGGCTTCGGTGGAGGTGGTTTTGGAGGTGGTGGTTTTGGGGGTGGATTTGGGCCAGTGTGCCCTCCTGGTGGCATCCAAGAAGTCACCATCAACCAGAGCCTTCTGCAACCCCTCAACGTGGAGATTGACCCTGAGATCCAAAAAGTCAAGTCTCAAGAAAGGGAGCAAATCAAGACACTCAACAACCAGTTTGCCTCCTTCATTGACAAG GTGCGGTTCCTGGAACAGCAGAACCAGGTGCTGCAGACCAAATGGGAGCTGCTGCAGCAGGTGGATACCTCCACTAAGACCCAGAGCTTAGAACCCTGCTTTGAGTCATACATCAGCATGCTGAGAAAGAAGGTGGACCAGCTGAAGAGCGACCAGTCTCGGATGGATTCCGAGCTGAAGAACATGCAAGATATGGTGGAGGATTACAGGAACAA GTATGAGGAGGAGATCAACAAGCGGACAAATGCAGAGAATGAATTTGTGACCATCAAGAAG GATGTGGATTCTGCTTATATGACAAAGGTAGACCTTCAGGCCAAAGTTGACAACCTTCAGCAGGAAATCGAGTTTCTCACAACACTCTACCAAATG GAGCTGTCTCAGATGCAGACTAATATCAGTGAAACTAATGTCATCCTGTCCATGGACAACAATCGGTCCCTGGACCTGGACAGCATCATTGCTGAGGTCAAGAGTCAGTATGAAGAGATCGCACAGAGAAGCAAAGTTGAGGCAGAAGCCCTGTACCAGACCAAG TATGAAGAGCTCCAGATTACTGCTGACAAACATGGGGACAATTTGAAAACCACAAAGATGGAGATTTCTGAGCTGAATCGGGTGGCCCAGAGAATCAGAGCTGAAATCGAGAGTGTCAAGAAGCAg ATCTCTGGGCTGCAACAGTCCATCAGTGATGCGGAGCAGCGAGGTGAGAATGCCCTGAAAGATGCTCAGGGTAAACTGAATGAGCTGGAGGATGCCCTGCACCAGGCCAAGGAGGACCTGGCCCGGCTGCTGCGCGACTACCAGGAGCTGATGAGCACCAAGCTGTCCCTGGATATGGAGATCGCCACCTACAGGACCCTCTTGGAAGGAGAGGAAATCCG gaTGTCGGGAGAGTGCACCCCCAACGTGAGCGTGT CGGTGAGCACTAGCCACAGCAGCATCAGCGGCGgccgcagcggcggcggcggcagctacagctcgggcggcggcggcggcagctacggctcgggcggcggcggcggcggcgggtacCGCaccggcggcagcggcggcggcggcagctaCGGCtccggcggcggcagcggcggcggcagaggcggctccggcggcggcggcggcggcggcggcagcagctcAGGGGGCGGCCGGGGTTCCGGCGGCGGCAGCTCTGGGGGCAGCTTTGGCTCCTCTGGCGGCCGAGGATCTGGCTCTGGGGGCAGCAAGACCACCAGTGGCAGCTCCAGCGTGAAGTTTGTGTCCACCAGCTATTCCCGAGGGCCCAGATAG